From the genome of Pelobates fuscus isolate aPelFus1 chromosome 6, aPelFus1.pri, whole genome shotgun sequence, one region includes:
- the GALK1 gene encoding galactokinase — translation MAAQIEGARRVFAECFGGEQPQIGVFAPGRVNLIGEHTDYNGGFVLPMALPLFTAILGTPRDDGKMSIVTMAEGADEPHRVDFAGPQEGKPLSPGLPKWANYVKGVIQHYRAGPIPGFNAVITSSVPLGGGLSSSASLEVATYTFLQQLCPDNGDPIQKALACQKAEHTFAGVPCGIMDQFISVLGREGHALLIDCRSLEVTPLPLTDPGLAVLITNSNVRHELTGSEYPERRRQCEEAAKVLGKETLRDANLSDLEAKKENLTGLCYRRARHVINEIERTTSAAQALKRGDYREFGKLMVESHNSLRDDYEVSCPELDELVAIAVEIPGVYGSRMTGGGFGGCTVTLLEASVAETTKQKIQEKYRGSPTFYMTKPSSGAGVLPL, via the exons ATGGCTGCTCAgattgagggagcccggcgggtaTTTGCCGAGTGTTTCGGGGGTGAGCAGCCCCAGATTGGAGTGTTCGCCCCAGGAAGGGTTAATCTGATCGGGGAGCACACGGACTACAATGGTGGATTCGTGCTGCCCATG GCCCTGCCTCTATTCACTGCTATCCTAGGGACCCCCAGAGATGATGGGAAAATGTCCATTGTGACAATGGCCGAGGGAGCTGATGAACCACACAGAGTCGACTTTGCAGGTCCCCAAGAAGGGAAACCTCTATCACCTGGTTTACCGAAATGGGCTAACTATGTGAAGGGAGTAATACAGCACTATAGAG CTGGACCTATTCCTGGTTTCAATGCTGTGATTACCTCTAGTGTCCCGCTGGGTGGGGGACTCTCAAGCTCAGCATCCCTAGAAgtggctacatacacttttcTACAACAACTGTGCCCAG ATAATGGGGACCCCATACAGAAGGCACTTGCATGTCAGAAAGCCGAACACACGTTTGCCGGCGTACCCTGTGGAATCATGGACCAATTTATCTCCGTTTTGGGGAGGGAGGGACATGCCCTGCTGATTGACTGCAG GTCCTTAGAGGTGACTCCTCTCCCTCTGACAGATCCTGGATTGGCGGTGCTCATAACCAATTCCAATGTGCGCCACGAGCTGACAGGAAGCGAATATCCAGAGCGCAGGAGGCAGTGCGAGGAGGCAGCAAAGGTTCTCGGCAAAGAGACACTGAGAGACGCCAACCTTAGTGATTTGGAGG caaaaaaagaaaatctaacgGGGTTATGTTACAGACGGGCACGTCACGTGATCAACGAGATCGAGAGGACCACCAGTGCTGCGCAAGCCTTAAAAAGAGGGGATTACAGAGAGTTTGGGAAATTAATGGTAGAGAGTCACAATTCACTAAG GGATGATTATGAGGTTAGCTGTCCAGAACTTGATGAATTGGTAGCCATAGCGGTGGAGATACCTGGTGTGTATGGTAGCCGAATGACCGGCGGAGGGTTTGGAGGCTGCACAGTGACTTTGCTGGAAGCATCTGTAGCTGAGACTACCAAGCAAAAAATTCAG GAGAAATACAGAGGTTCGCCAACATTCTACATGACCAAACCATCATCAGGAGCTGGGGTGCTGCCATTGTAA